The following DNA comes from Thermoflexus sp..
GTAGCGTTGGAACAAACGAGACCACCTTCCCGTCCCGCAACCCAGATCCAAGGCTTGCTGTCCGGGGCGTGGCGGAGAGAGCCGGAGAAGCGCCTGGACCGCTCGCCGCTGCCAAAAATCGAAGAAGCGATTGAAAGCAGCCGGCATCCCTCGGTAAAGATCATGAATGAGACTCAGATCCTCCGAATGCCCTCCGCCCAGGCCTCCCAGCTGGGCATCGTGGCGACGCCAGAAATCCAGCAGCCTCTCATAGGGACGGCTCATGGACGGATCACGAACTCCACATGCCAGGTGAGCACCTCTCCCAGGATCGGTATCTTTGAAACATTCAGCGGCAGGAAGCGGACACCCTGATAGACGATTTGAAACCCTTCCTGGAGAATCCATCTGCGAGCCTTCCGAATTGTCACAGGATATAGCCCGTAGGATCCGAAAGCCTGAGCGAAGGAGAGGGGATAAATCGGATACTGCGAAGGGATCCATTCCCCATCCCCCCACCATCTTCGCCATCGGGCCATAGCAAGCGCCACACGCTCTCCCAAGTAATGAAAGGGGGAGAACTGATGCCCACCTAACGGACTATAAAATGGAGGAAAACTGAGGTAAACCCAGCCTCCCGGCCGCGTCACACGTCGGATCTCTCGAAGCAAGGCCAGGGGGTCCTTCACATGTTCGATCAAGCTGGCACATAGGATGCCATCGAAAGTCGCCTCCGCGAAAGGGAGACGAAGGGCATTCCCCTGAATCGGAAAGAAGGACTGTGCCGGAAAGCCCGGCCGGATCCAAAGATCCAGAGCCACCCCATGGGCACCGGCCTCTTCCAGGGCGAGGGTATATCCTCCGATTCCACAACCCAAATCTAATACCCGCCTTCCTGCCAGCACACATCCATGGCGAGCGAGGCCTTCCAACACCCAGCGCCCCTGATAGCGTTGAAAGAGGCGATAATCCTCCTCACTACGGAGCCGCCGCCTTGCCAGATCCCACAAGCCCCACCAGCGGCGGAAGAACCTCATGCCCTTCCCCTCCGCCACAGCTGACGTATAGTTTCGACCACATAGAGAACATCGGATTCATCCATGTGAGCTGTCAAGGGCAATGAAAGGGTCTCCTCAGAGATGCGCTCTGCGTGGGGGAACATCCCCGGCCGATAGCCAAAGGCTTGCTGATAGAACCGGTGCAGATGCAGAGCCTTGTAGTGGATCCCCGTGCCGATGCCCGCTTGATGCAGCATGCGGCTGAGCTCGTCTCGACAAAAGGGCGCCTCCTGGGGATCCACTCGAATAGTATACAGGTGACGAGCGTGGACAATATGCGCATCCTCCGGCGGGAGCTGTATCCCGGCCAGATCCCTAAGCCCCTCGTTATAAAGCTGCCATAAAAGCTCGCGGCGTTGCCGCCAATGCTCGAGATAGGGTAGTTGAGCGAGGCCCAGCGCTGCTTGGATATCGGTCATATTGTATTTGTACCCTGCCTCCAGCACCTCGTAATCTGGAAATTGCTCCTCGCTGTAACGACGCCAGGCATCCCGACTCAAACCGTGCATGCGCAGAAGGCGTGCTCGCTCTGCCCATGCCTCCGACCTAGTGATGAGCATCCCACCCTCTCCGGTCGTCAGGCTCTTGGTCGGATAGAAGCTGAAGGCAGCCAGATCCCCCAGCGTCCCCACCTTGCGGCCTTTATAGAACGCTTCCAGCGCATGAGCGGCATCCTCGACGAGAAAAACCCCATAGCGCCGGGCAAGGTCGATGAATGCATCCATCTCACATGGGCGCCCGGCATAGTGCACGACGATAATTGCGCGGGTGCGAGACGTGAGCACATCCCGGGTGGCCTCTGGATCTAGATTTCCCGTCCGCGGATCCACATCGGCAAAAACAGGGCGCGCTCCTGCATGGACGATCACATTGGCAGTGGCCGCAAAAGTCATGGGGGAGGTGATCACCTCATCCCCAGGGCCGACCCCGATCAGTCGCAGGGCGAGGTGGAGAGCAGCCGTGCATGAGCTCACAGCCACAGCGAAGGGGGCGCCGATATATCGAGCGAAGGCTTCCTCAAAGGCCGCCACCCGCGGGCCTGTTCCCAGCCAGCCCGAGCGGAGGACCTCCACCACTGCCTCAATGGCTTCCTCGGGTAATCGAGGCGCTCCGAAAACCAGATAGCGGCCACGCGGCGAGATGACAGGAGCCATCGCTACCTCCCCAGGCGCTCAAAGATCCGATTCACCCGCTCCCGCATGAAATCCTCTGTCAAAGGATCGGACCATTTCACAAGCAGATAGCCTACCAAGTTCCCCTTCCAGAAAACAACTTCATGGGACCAGATCTTTCCGCTTCTCGATTCCTCGGAGGGGCGGATCCTCCAGCGCGCCTCGTCGGCTGCCGTCTGGATCAAACGAAATGAGTCTTCTGATGAAGACAAGCGCCGGGCATAGGCCTCCCAGGCCAAGTGGATGTCCTGAAACAGCCGTAGCTCCACCACGAAACCCTTTATGAACGGATGATAACGATCTTCC
Coding sequences within:
- a CDS encoding class I SAM-dependent methyltransferase codes for the protein MRFFRRWWGLWDLARRRLRSEEDYRLFQRYQGRWVLEGLARHGCVLAGRRVLDLGCGIGGYTLALEEAGAHGVALDLWIRPGFPAQSFFPIQGNALRLPFAEATFDGILCASLIEHVKDPLALLREIRRVTRPGGWVYLSFPPFYSPLGGHQFSPFHYLGERVALAMARWRRWWGDGEWIPSQYPIYPLSFAQAFGSYGLYPVTIRKARRWILQEGFQIVYQGVRFLPLNVSKIPILGEVLTWHVEFVIRP
- a CDS encoding DegT/DnrJ/EryC1/StrS family aminotransferase, whose protein sequence is MAPVISPRGRYLVFGAPRLPEEAIEAVVEVLRSGWLGTGPRVAAFEEAFARYIGAPFAVAVSSCTAALHLALRLIGVGPGDEVITSPMTFAATANVIVHAGARPVFADVDPRTGNLDPEATRDVLTSRTRAIIVVHYAGRPCEMDAFIDLARRYGVFLVEDAAHALEAFYKGRKVGTLGDLAAFSFYPTKSLTTGEGGMLITRSEAWAERARLLRMHGLSRDAWRRYSEEQFPDYEVLEAGYKYNMTDIQAALGLAQLPYLEHWRQRRELLWQLYNEGLRDLAGIQLPPEDAHIVHARHLYTIRVDPQEAPFCRDELSRMLHQAGIGTGIHYKALHLHRFYQQAFGYRPGMFPHAERISEETLSLPLTAHMDESDVLYVVETIRQLWRRGRA